A stretch of Candidatus Thermoplasmatota archaeon DNA encodes these proteins:
- a CDS encoding OB-fold domain-containing protein produces MAASEAFTMQQAKEALRDGKLMGWKCTTCGHTQATPMLVCPVDRKRAIEGVELPPTGQVVSFTVQNVSSEEYINDIPFAFVVVELDNKVRVSGWLPYVAKAADLPLGTKVRFTPSYKPGVQFEKA; encoded by the coding sequence ATGGCGGCCTCGGAAGCGTTCACGATGCAGCAGGCCAAGGAGGCGCTGCGCGACGGGAAGCTCATGGGCTGGAAGTGCACGACGTGCGGCCACACGCAGGCGACACCGATGCTCGTGTGCCCCGTCGACAGGAAGCGCGCGATCGAGGGCGTCGAGCTGCCGCCGACGGGCCAGGTCGTCTCGTTCACCGTGCAGAACGTCTCGAGCGAGGAGTACATCAACGACATCCCGTTCGCGTTCGTTGTCGTCGAGCTCGACAACAAGGTCCGCGTCTCCGGGTGGCTCCCGTACGTCGCGAAGGCCGCCGACCTCCCGCTCGGGACCAAGGTCAGGTTCACGCCGAGCTACAAGCCGGGCGTGCAGTTCGAGAAGGCGTAG